The genomic interval CAGAGAGTGACTATATAGATATATCTACACTGTACCATAGGCAGTGGCGCCGGCCCCAGGCTGGCTTGTACATAGTTGAACGTGTTGGATTTTCCTCGTCTTCCGTGAAGACCTGACCTATGCAAACGCACAGAcactttttggggaaaacaaaacaaaaaaaaacaaactcaaccTTTTTTTCAAGTGCTTTGGCTGGTGATTTTCATATTCTGCTCttagtctattaaaaaaaaaataataaaaggataaaaaaaaaaagacccctgTCACGGCGGCGTGCAGCGCTCCTGGTCAGCCGTTGGCCAGCCCTGCCCTCCGGCACGGTGGGCTCTGGCCGGGGCAGGGGTCAGGCGAGGGCAGCAAGCGCCAGGTGCCGACCTTCACCGTGCCGCCTGCCTCACCGGCCCTAGGCACCACGGTTCCAGTCATGGGCTCGGCGCCGCTGGCAGCAAGGGCAACCTGGGGAGATGCGGGGcgctcccccccccacctcccaccgGCTCTGCTCCCCACTGACCCCCAGGCGCCAGCATGGAGCATCCAGCAGGGACCTGGTGCTGCCCGCAGGAGGACAGCACGGCGCGGATGTCAGGCAGCACCCTCAGGTAAGAGCAGTGCAAGGGCCCTTGGCACGCATCCCCAGGGTCCCTGGGGggtgctgggctgcagtggcTGGGAGCAGTCCGGGGAGGAGTGGGTGCAGGAGAGCCCTCCTCGGTATCCTCACTGGTTGTACAGGGTGAGCGGCTGCCGGCAGGCACCCCAATGTGCCTGGGGGCCCCGTGGGAATCCCCGTGTTGCCCCCACCAGCATGTCTGGCTCCGCCAGGCATGCTGGCTCCTGCCAGCGTCAGGGGGGATCTGGCACACGCCTGTCTGCACGGCAGCTCCCGCAGGATTTGGGGATGCCCTCGGCTCCCCCCCCCGGTGCCTTCAGCGAGGCAAGGGAAtgtgtggggagggggctgtgccCAGGGACCCACTGCAGATGGGGTCACACCCTCGGGGTGTTGCTGGGGCTATGGATGAGTGAGGTGCACCCAGCCCCatggctggcaccccacagccctggtgggtgcaggggagcagccgtgcAGGTCCTGACCCTGCACCCCGCTGGGCTGGGGTGGCCCAGTGCCCCCAGGAGGGGGGCAGCCACTCTCCCCACAAAGCAGTGTGGGACTGGGGGGGCAGTGGCCCCTCTCCCAGTAGGGACGGACCTGCTGTGGATGTGGCCTCGGGGGGTCCACACCGCCATCACAGCAGGGCGGCcatgctccccccaccccagcaggcgCTGCTGGGCGGTGGCTCGGCGTCCCGCCGGCCTGGGCTTGTCTGGGTGCGGGAAGAGCCGGCGAACCTGTCAGACGGGTCCTCCAAGCACTCCCGGCAGGCGCCGGCTCCCCATGTCCCCCCTGCACTCCCGCAGGCCTGGCCCACTGTGGGGCCGGGGACCCTACCCtggacccccctccccggggactCAGGGTGCCACCCAGCACCTGGCTGCCAACCTTGGGCTGGAGCTGCGTGGCAGGGCCAGGGTCCAGCCGGGGCAGCATCATGCAGCGCTGCCAAGGGCCGTATCCCCCTGGATGCTGGCAGATGGGCACCAGCCGCAGCCCCCGTCCCGGTGCGTGGCTGTGCCAGTGGCACGTGGCAGGGTGGGCTGGGGAGCCTGGTGCGGCCCTTGTTGGCCAGTGcatcgcgggggggggggggagcaagggACTGAGTCAGCCGCCCCAGCACAGTGCGGCACGGCAAGCTCCGCTTGCAAAATTCCTCCTGCCGCTTGCCTCAACCTTGGCACTGCTCCACGGCGGGCATGTGGCACTGCTGCCAGCTCGGTGGGGACCagccacccagccctgctccgctCCGTGCCCTCAGGCAGGGCACAGCATGGCACGCCAGGGGCAGCCTGGACCAGACTCCTGGGGTGCTGGTACAGGGGATCCCTGAGCCCTGCTGCTCCAAGGCAGGGGGAAGCCCTTGTTGGGACCCCAGCGCTGGGGCTTGGGTGCCCcccgggtgctggggggggcttcCACAGCCCCGGCAGCAGGTCTGGCTCTAGGCAAGGGGTGTGCGCCTGGACCGGCCGTGTGGCACAAGGCTTTGCATCACCCCGTGGCAGCATCTGTCCTCCATGGCCAGGGCTGGATGCATCCCACTCTCCAGCCAAACGCATAAGGGCCTGGCATGGCCAGCCAGCCTCGGGGACGCGGCTCTGCCCCTGCCACGCGCAGCCTGGCATTGGGCTGTGCCTACCTGCCAGGCTGCACGCAGCCGGCACGGAACGTCACCACGGCCTTCGCTCCCGGCCACGGACTGGACaactcctctttctcccctggCCTCACGGCCAGTGATGTcagcccaggcaggggctggggcgcACCTGGGTGTCCCGAACCGAGAAACCATAAATAGTTTGTCACGAGCTCCGTGGCCTCTGGCCAGCTCCACCTGCCCCGTGCCACTCTGCCACAAGTGTTTACGGCGCGAAATGGCTTCACCTTTGTCCTGTAAACCGCAGCCGGCGCAGCAGAAGCCCTGCCTGCGCGGGCACTGACCCTGTCCCACAGTCACCTGGGGCGACCCCCAGCGCTGCACGTACCAGGCGGCGTGGCTGTGACTATGCGCACGTGCGCACCACTGCTGGCACCCCTGCTGCCGCTGCGGGTGGGCGCCCACCCTGCATGGGGTGCTGCCCACCCTGACGGTCACCCCGTCCCCCACCGTCAAGCCCCAGGTGATCCAGCACAGGGAGGTAATggggcaccctccagccctggctTGTCCCTCGGGCTGTCCCCAGCAGGGGACACGTGCTCGTCCTTCCTCCCCCAGTCCAGCCACTAATGCTGGCACTGCCCTTTTGCTGCGGGCCAGGCAGGGCAGTGACGCTGGGACCTGGCCAGGTCCCCGTGGCCTCactcccagccctgtccccgtGCGCTGGtggccctgccctggggctggggactgCAGCGGAGGGGACGGGGGAGCCCTTCAGCCGACGGCACTGGGTACCACATCGTAGTCCCACAGGACAGATCAGCATGGTGCTCCAGGAGGCTCGTCACCTCCTCGGGGCTTGCACCAGCCCTGCTGGGGGGGACGGCCTCAGGTGCTGGGCTTTGCCAGGGGCTGCATGGCCTCCCCCCCATCGCTGCTccctgcctcggtttccccaggCACCTGGCACAGGCGCAGCCTGTCTCTGCCATGGTGGGGGCAGTACCGGGGCGATGCCAGGACCCCAGAGAGGgaagcagctgcagtgctgaccagctcccaccaccctcTGGCTGTGCCCGTCCCCATGGCTTGCATGGGCTCCGTCTCCCTGATCCCAGCGGGCTGCGGCCCCAGGGGGGTTCCCAGGAGATGCTCCCTTGTACAAGCCACGGCAGCACcagcttcctgggagcaggaggcCTTGCACAGTCATTAAGGTGCAGGGGATGATGTCAGGCCTGGCTGCAACGAGGGAGGATGAAAGGGAAGAAGCGGGTTTCCCCTCCCGCGGGAGCcgagggtggggagagaggacGGGACGCGGGGAGGACATGGGGGATGTGGGTGGGACACGGGACACCCAGCCCCACAACCTCGGCCCTGTGGAAGCCCGTGGCTGCCGGAGCTGACAGCTGCTCTCCAGTTACAGCCGTGGTGCCGGCGTCTGACCAAGCCCCTCCAGCGTGCCAGGGGAGCGTTCCTCGCACGGCTGCAGCGGCGGGCATGCAACATTACCCACAATCAATGGATCATTATGTAATAAACAAGAGGAAAGTTGTTTTGCAAATGCGGCTGAGTTATCACTTCACAACACGGTGGCAAAGCATCTCTCCGCCGAGCTTAACAAGGATGGATCGGTGTTGGGGGCAGATGGGAGCAGATAGCAAGCCGCTGCGCTCCCCGCCAGgcagccggcagcgtgcccactGCGCCTGCTGggcccgcagcccccagccctgcactggagggtcacggggggggggggaatttcaCAATATCGAGCAAACAGAGagcggggaggggagcagggcgggGGATGTGTGAGGGGTTCCTCCGGTGCTGGAGCAAAagccctgggagagcagaggcagctgataagggcaaggggaggaggaggggggggctgcccctgccacccccagcccctcccggACCCCGGCACCTTCTTGGCAGCCGCTGCAGCTTGCCAGGTCCCGCTCACCCAGGGACTCCTGATGTCTCCCAGCATCTCAAATAAGGGGGTTCCCATGGTGAGGGCCGGGAGGGGGAGAGGCTTGCAGGGTGTCCCCCCTCAGCTGGACCCCACCGCCGGCCGTTGCCCCCCAGCAAGAAGGGGACGGTCACGGCTCGGACCCTTTCCCCCGAGCCCCCGGGGGTTCACACCGCCTCCCGCGGGGAACAGCCCGGGCCTCACCCCACCATCACCCACACCCCAGTACCTCAGCCGGGGTGACCCCCCTGCCCACGCACACGCGGGTGCCACCGCGCTTGACCTgcgccccccccttcccccggcccCCGCATCCCGCCCGCCGGTGGGGGGGAGGTCACCGCCCGGTGCCGGTCGCGCGtggggccgcccccccccccccccgcgctgcccgtgTTGTTGTTGTGTCTCGGTCCcggtgcgcggggcggggcgcggggcgggcggggcggcggcggggccgtaCTTAAggcgggggccgggcgcggcgcctGGCCGGCGGAGCGCGCCCCGCGGAGCGCATGGAGCGGCGGTGGGTGCCCCTGGCCCTGCTGGGGCTGGCGCTGtgctgggcggcggcggcggccgagcgcCACACCGTTTTCTGGAACAGCTCCAACCGGTGAGTGCCGccgtccccctccctccctccccccccccgcgggacCGGGACCCGACGGCCCCGAGGGCGCGGACGGCGCCGCTCCCTGCCGGGGCTGGGCGCTCCCCGGCGGCCTTTgtccggggcgggcggcggggacggagcctccgcggggctggggggggcgggtcGAGCCTGGGGCGGGGGGTCGGGGGTCGATCCCGGTGTTTAACCCCGGTTGGGCCGGTGCTGAGCCCCGGCGGGGCGGTCCCGGTGCGCAGCCGGGGAGCGGCGTGGCCCGTCCAGGTGCGGGCCGGGGGCGGGTGGACCGGGGGGGCCTTTCCGTTCCCAGGGCCGAGCGGGAGCGAGGCCTCTTCCTTCCCCGCGGGGGTGGCGCGGCGCCAGCCCCGGCGCCGGGGCACAGGGAAGCGTGTTGACAAACACGGGGCTGGCCTCGgctcccgccgcccgggcaggatgtgcggggggggggggggggctgaccGGGCCCGGGCCCCCCCGCAACCCCCCGGGCTGGAGCTGTGGGGGTGACCCCATCCCAGGCATCAGTCCCCCTGAGGCTATAGGGATGAGCTATGACCCCCCTGCTTATAGGGGTACCCCCCCCAAGGCACCAGCTCCACCAGACTCTAGGATTGTCCCCCCTTGCCTTTACGGGTGCCCCCCCCCACTAGGCTGTAGGGGTGCTCCCCCAGGCACCAGTCCCCTAGGTTTTAGGGTTGCCCACCCCCCAGGCAGCAGTCCCTTCAGCCTGTAGGGATGCCCCAAGCCCTGGGCAATCCACCCCCCGGTTGTAggagtgccccccccccccccccccactaggCACCAGCCTTCCCCATGTTGTAGGGCTGCCCCAATGGGCAGCCGTGCCTTCCCGAGGGTGCTGCAGCCAGTGAGGTGAGGGGACCCCGCAGAGGCCCCTGGCCGGCTGCCAGTCTGTCCCCGTCCGTCCCCCACCCCCGGTGAGGTGTGGGGAGCAGCAGGTGCTGGAGCCGGGCTGGCTGTTCCATGGGAGAGCGCTGCCGACGCCTCCTGGCTTCGGGAGCTTTGGGACGGGCAGGGTGTGCGTCCCAGcgggtcccctccctgctgcctggctgctggggccACAGGAGAGTGCTGAGAAGGGGGGTGTGCTTGCCAGCCGTGCTGGGGGGGGCCGGTCTGGTGGGGTTTTTCCTCCCAAAGCCGGCCTGGGCATTGCCGGGCTTTGCATGGGGAAGGGTGGGCCAGAGGTTGCCTGTCTCGGGCTCCAAagagctgctgtgggcaggaggcTGTTCTCCTTTGGCCTTGTTAAATCGGGGGGGGATTTGGgagtgcaggggaagggggaaccCCCCCCAGGCTTCTCCCTGCTGGGTCTGACCCCcgcctccctcctgccacaggTTCTTGTGGAGTGACTACACAGTGGAGGTGCGCCTGAACGACTACCTGGACATCATCTGCCCACACTACGAAGAGGGGAGCGTGGACCCCCATGCCATGGAGCGCTACACCCTCTACCTGGTGGAGCCCGAGGAGTACCAGGCCTGCAAGCCCCACTCCAAGGAGCAGATCCGCTGGGAGTGCGACAAGCCCAGCGCCCTGCACGGCCCCGAGAAGTTCTCAGAGAAGTTCCAGCGCTTCACTCCCTTCACGCTGGGCAAGGAGTTCAAGGAGGGGCACAGCTACTACTATATCTGTGAGTGCCTGGGGGTCTGCCGTGGGGCTGGGGTCCCTGCCGGGCTCCCCCCCCGCCCTAACCTGCATCCTCCCTTGCAGCCAAGCCCATTCACCACCATGGGGAAGCGTGCCTGAAGCTGAAGGTGACGGTGGCTGGCAAAGGCAGTGAGTATCGCCTGGAACCCCCGTGCACCCCCCCATGCCACCTGTGTCCCCCCCCTGCTTCCCGCTCACAGTGTTGGTGCCTGCCTCAGCCTTTCCTTAGCTGAGTCACGGCTGGGCCGTggccccctgccagccccggggggtgggtgtgtgtggcTTGGCCGGGAAGGTGccagtggctggggggggggggggggatggccTCTCGTGAAACCTGGCTGCAGGGGGTTGGGGAGCTGCCCTTCACCGGTCTGACCCTGTGTTTGCTTTGCAGCTCAGGCACCGCCTGTCCCTGCCTCTACCCAGAAGGGGAGGATCCAGGCAGGTAGGTTGGTGGCTGCAGGTGTGCAGATGGGTCtgggtggccgtggggctggcaggagagctgggctgagcccagctgctctcCCGGGGGGGAATTGGGCAGCAGGGCGGGTGGCAGCCCCTGCATGGGCTGATGCGGTGCTGGCTTGGGGCATGGTACCTCCCTTGGGGACACTCAcagctcctctctcccctcaGATGATGCAGCCGCACACGTGCTGAGGAGTGTGGGGCAGAACTCGGCAATGAggggcagcagccccttcaccttcatcagcctcctcctgcccctcctggtGCCGCAGGGGCTGTGAGCCACCTCCCTGTGCCCGGATGGACCAAGGCTGCATCcgctggggacagagctgggatgCTTGGGACCCCTGTGGTCCTCACGTGTGCCCTGGGGCGGCCTTCCCTGCACACGTCTGGGCGAGGAAAGGATTTGTCAGTATTACAGGGCCAGAGGGCCCGAAGATGAGCTGAGCAGCCAAAGCCCTCGGGCTGCCCCGGCCCTCGCAGGCAGGGTGCTCTCGGCAGCCAGAGACTGAGCACAAGCCCAGGGCTTGGAGGGGCTGCATGCCCTGGACTGGAGGGGAACGGGGGGctggcacccctgccccaggagcTGAGCTCGCCCACGGTTGGCCCTCACGTCTCTCTGCTGTGGGCTCAGACTGTGATGTGTCCCGCAGGCGGGGATGCggtgctggctctgcagccagccgGATGCCActggtgctggctgcagcagtgccctgGGGCCACGATCCCTTGGCATCACGGGCTCTGGGAGCCTGGATGTGTTTGAGATGCCTGGCAGCCAGCGGAGCGGGGCTGTAGGAAATGCCCTCTTCCCCACCATGCTGTGCCCCTTCCCCATACTTTGCCCCACCGCACATGGGGGTGGCAAGAGCTGCCCCCACCCTGGACCTCCCCTCTGCCTGGTGCTGGAGGGgcaccccccccagcagcaccctgcatgGGGTGTTTTACCTGCCCTCATTTGTACAGCTTTCTAACACGGGAGTTTTTATATGATTGTCTTGAATAAATAACCAAGACCATGCTGAGCAcctgtggcgggggggggggggggggcaaggggcctGTCCCCCCACATTGTGGGGCTGGGCTCTCCTGGCTATGCCTGGCCTTGGAAGGAGGAATGGCCCATGCGGGGTGTTTGTGCtggttaattaattaattggcTGGTGTTTGCATAGGGCTTTGAAGTGGAAAAGTGCCACAGCGGGGCTGACGCTATCACTTGTTTTTATCTGGTGACACAAAGCCctcccaggggctgggggagcggtTTTTCCCCTGTCCCCCCTACACTGGAATGAGCTTCAAGGCCTGGGGCAGTGGCTGCCCCCATGGGACAGaccccgtgggggggggggggcgctgaggTGTGGCCGGAGCCCCCTGGGGCTGGTCAGGGGAGACAGCCTGGCTGcaccccaggacccccagggGGGTGGAGTGTCCCTGGGGACATGTGGTCCTGGGAATGTGGGATCTGAGGGATACAGGGATGTGGGACCTCAGGGCATGGGGATCACAAGAGATGTGAGACCCCTGAGGTGCGAGACCCCCGCTGGGGTTGCAGGGTCCTGGGGAGGTGGGATCTTGGGGAGCTTGGATCATGGGGATGTGGGACCCCAGGCATACGGGATCTGGGGGTGGGGGCCCCCAGGGATGCAGGGTCCTGGGGTCACAGGGACATGAGGCCCCTGAAATCTGGGGTCCCGGGGATGTGGAGTCCTGGGGAGGTGGGTCCTGAGGACACGGGGCACCGGAGGTGGGCGTCCCCGCCCGCCGTTGGGGGCTGCCCGGGGTGCCCCGTGGGCCGGCCCCTGCCCATCGCGGTGGTGTCGGGGCTGCTCGGCCCGATgcggcggggcgccccgcaggctgccggcccggccccctCCGCCCGGTGTCGCGGCCGGTCCCTCCCCGGTAGtgcgtcccgccccgccccgtcgcgggcagcgccgcccccgctccccgtCGCCGCCGGTGCCCGGTGCCGCGGCCCGGCATGGCCCAGCTCCTCGCCGCCGCCTGCCTGGCCTGCACCCTCGCCATGTTCGGGACCGGCCTGTGAGCGCCCGGGAGGCTCCAGGCCCTGCGCGGCACCGGCGGTGGGGGGGAGACGGGGGCgggcagcagggccaggctgggggtgcaatgggggccatggggctggggggggggggggggggctggggtgtCCAAGGGTCCAGTTCAGGGGGTACAATGGGagaggaatttggggggggggggtgggggggtgtagTGCGGCAGGCACTGGGGCCAGGTTGGGGGGTGCCAAAGCTGAAGGCAAGGGATGCCAGGGAATggggtgtgcgggggggggggggggcactgagGGTgtaggggctggaggaggggtgGTCACAAGTGCAGTGGGGGGCTGGAAGTATTTCAGGGTGCACATTTTTGGGGGGGTACCTGCCAGCTGCAAGGATTGTAggcccccccccagcactgcattCCCCCCCCCATGGTGCTGGGCACCCAGGAGgctgctcccctctgctctccctaGGTCCGACCTGCGCCAGATGTTGGCAACCAAGAGCGTGGAGAACATCCAGTTCCTGCCCTTCCTCACCACCGATGTCAAGTACagcggggtcggggggggggggggtgtcacaagCAGTTGTGGGGGACATTACATGGCGGTGGGGGAGGGCAGAAGCCCCCAGGCCGTGGCAGCAAGTGCCTGTGCCATTTGCCCTGCAgcaacctgagctggctgggcTACGGCTGCCTGAAGCAGGACTGGACGCTGATCGCCGTCAACACCATCGGGGCGGCCCTGCAGACCCTCTACATCCTGGCATACCTCTACTACAGCCCTGCGAAGGTGGGGGCCGGCCTGCCTCAGTCgatgggggagacggggggacCTTCCCCTGACCGTCCCCCTCTCTCTGCCCCAGCGCCCTGTGCTGCTGCGgagcctgctgctcctggctgtgctggccGCCGGCTATGGCTACTTCACCCTCCTGATTGCCGATATGCGGACACGCCTGGTGCGCCTGGGGCTCTTCTGCAGCATCTTCACCATCAGCATGTACCTCTCGCCACTGGCTGACCTGGTGCGTGGGGCTGGGCGGCAGCTCCGGGGAGGGCCACGGTGGCGGCGCCGGAGCTGCCCAGCCCGGGACCAGCCTGACACTTGTTTCTGCAGGCCAAGATTGTCCGGACCAAGTCGACACGCTGCCTGTCCTTCCCCCTGACCATCGCCACCTTCCTGGCCTCCACCAGCTGGACGCTGTATGGCCTGCAGCTCCGTGACCCCTACATCACGGTGGGTTGGGGCAGCGGGCAGCCAAGAGATGCTCTTCCAttccatgccatgccatgccatgccatgccatgccgtcccgtcccatcccatcccatcctgtcccgtcccatcccatcccattccatcccatcccatcccgtcccgtcccatcccatcccatcccatcccatcccatcccgtcccagcctgtcccgtcccatcccatcccatcccatctcaccacccccccccccggtgttcAGCTGAGCAGTTGGCACTGGGCCGGCCCCCCATCCAGCATCATGTGTGTCACACAGCAGAGCCCGTGACTAGGCTCAGCAAGATGAgtattgattttaattaattagatGGTATAAGGCCAATAAATCTCCGCGGCAACACGGGGCTGGTGGAGCAGCAGTGGGGGAGGGCAGCAGTGCCGCGAGCTGGGTAGatctgcgccccccccccccccccgccatgtccTCCTGCAGGTCCCAAATGTGCCGGGATTGTCACCAGCGTCATGCGGTTTCTGGCTCTTCTGGCGGTACCCGCCGGGCCAGGACAAGCCCTACAGACCCCTGCACGCCTGAGGGGGCCCTGCCGACCCCCCGAGGAAGGAGCCCATGCGCTCGTGGACCAGTGAAGGATTCCCCCAGCCCCCGCCTTACcagtctgctccagcgtggaccaGCCCAGCCACCGAGCCCCGGGTGACACCGCAGCACTGCTGTCCCCCTCAGCCAAGTGCCACCTGTTCCTGGCAGGACCGAGGCCCCAGGAGGGCACCTCCTGCCTCTGCCGCCGTGGGTCGCCCTCGTCAGCATCCCTCCAGCCCTTGGTCTTTCGGTGATGGTTTGGTCTCAACAATGCCTTTGGGGTGCCGGGAGCCCCCCTACCCCAAGTCCCCAGGCACCCCGCCTGTCCCTGGGGACCCCCTGGACGGTCTTCCATGCCCATGGCTCTGCCCcagcacggggctggggctgcagggcagccctgTGTCTCTTTTGTATGAATTAAGTGCCTTTTAATAAATCAGAGACTCTTCCCAGCGCCTGGTtgttgtcccctccctcctggtGTGCTGGCTGTGGAGGCCAGGATGGCTCTTGTCCCCACAGCCGCTTTGTCCCCAGAATGCTGGGGGCTCATCCTGGCACCCCTGGGCTCTGGCAACACATCCTCCAGCAGCACCCACGTTCCGGCAGCAAGGAAGCatcagccctggccctgggaaggcagcgggcacagggctgggttggggcagggagggggcactgggggcagcagcactgcctggggaggctgctctgacacccaccccccccaccgagcagcagcctggggacactGGTCACATCGGAGAAAGAAAAGTCTGTTCTGCAGCTTGGACATGGGGCTTGCTACCCGCCATCGTACCGACAAACTTATAATCAATTAAAACCCTCACTAAAACCACAACGATTGAGCGTGCACAAATCAGGCGGCCGTTGGCATCGACCCAAACTCGATTAACAAATTAACAGTGATCCGGAATGAAGTTATCATCAGGCAAGTGCATCAGCAGAGGGACAGGAGCGCATTTGGGTGACCAAATTACACAACAGACAGTGGAGCCTTGTGAAacacgacccccccccccctgccaGGACAAGAGACCCCGCCAGGGCGAGGAGCCCCGTCTCCGTCGGTGCAGGCAGGTCCTCCATCCTGGATGACGCAGGCCGGATTAAGGAAGCGGTGACGAGGACTTTGGCAGAGCCTGTGCTACAGCTCAGACGCTCGTTTACACCTTGCGACGTGGCCTGGGAAAAATCAATACAGAGGCGAGCGGCAATAATGGGGCCGAGacgagagcagtggctggaggggaAGACAAGCTCTCGCTGCGCTGTGGCGTGCAGCCCCAGCTGGCGCGGCTGCTGGGCTCACCGGCACGCTCCGTCTTGCTGCGGTGGAGCCGGGGCTCCCCTGCCCCCACCGGGCTGCGCTTGCAGGTGTCTCTGCCCCAGGGACTCGCCCCGGGGCCACGCTCGCTCCCCCAGCCGCTGCAGCCCCATTTCCCAGTGGGG from Aptenodytes patagonicus chromosome 26, bAptPat1.pri.cur, whole genome shotgun sequence carries:
- the LOC143171037 gene encoding ephrin-A1-like → MERRWVPLALLGLALCWAAAAAERHTVFWNSSNRFLWSDYTVEVRLNDYLDIICPHYEEGSVDPHAMERYTLYLVEPEEYQACKPHSKEQIRWECDKPSALHGPEKFSEKFQRFTPFTLGKEFKEGHSYYYISKPIHHHGEACLKLKVTVAGKGTQAPPVPASTQKGRIQADDAAAHVLRSVGQNSAMRGSSPFTFISLLLPLLVPQGL
- the LOC143171077 gene encoding sugar transporter SWEET1-like, which translates into the protein MAQLLAAACLACTLAMFGTGLSDLRQMLATKSVENIQFLPFLTTDVNNLSWLGYGCLKQDWTLIAVNTIGAALQTLYILAYLYYSPAKRPVLLRSLLLLAVLAAGYGYFTLLIADMRTRLVRLGLFCSIFTISMYLSPLADLAKIVRTKSTRCLSFPLTIATFLASTSWTLYGLQLRDPYITVPNVPGLSPASCGFWLFWRYPPGQDKPYRPLHA